One Sulfoacidibacillus ferrooxidans DNA window includes the following coding sequences:
- a CDS encoding putative polysaccharide biosynthesis protein gives MSSTSSKTFLRGALVLAIAAMISKMLGSVYTVLLQNVIGDSGMGLYQMAYPIYATLLVISTAGFPVAVSKYVSEYTALGDVASAKKIYHVSFALLSVVGFLCAVSLYLSAGFFARISGDPKAIYAIQAIAPALFVVPAMSTMRGYFQGWQMMNPTAVSQVVEQFVRVATILIGAYVVLHFGFGDAFAAAAAAFGAVSGGIAGFLVMAYYFWRYRKKAEDGGSKRFQTKQVTKVHVPLSTVQILKRLLYYAIPVSLGALVIPLTSNVDALTVTNLLKQEGLSQLAATRDFGLLAGRAFKLMMLPAALAGSIGTALMPSVSQANALRQEQDTSTRILLGMRVAILFSLPAAVGLFILGKPIDIALFQNSAGYHSIEILGAATFFSSVQIALAASLQGLGAVYIPLRSLLVGTILKVALNFLLVPHFGIDGAAIATTVSYTVAAAMNFMSLRRLVGPSISMTKMLWKPAFATFVMGAFTFAVYRQWDHLGLSVDPRIDAFLVTAVGVSVGIVVYVFMLVVAGSVTATELSAMPKVGVPLVRFFRRMGMIA, from the coding sequence GTGTCTTCTACCTCAAGTAAAACATTCCTGCGCGGTGCGTTGGTATTAGCAATTGCTGCCATGATATCGAAAATGCTGGGATCGGTATATACCGTGTTGTTGCAAAACGTGATTGGCGATAGTGGCATGGGGTTATACCAGATGGCTTATCCCATCTATGCTACATTGCTTGTCATATCAACTGCAGGGTTTCCCGTTGCAGTATCAAAATACGTGAGTGAGTATACTGCGCTTGGCGATGTAGCATCAGCGAAAAAAATTTACCACGTTTCCTTTGCTTTATTGTCCGTAGTAGGATTTCTTTGCGCAGTGAGCTTGTACCTATCTGCAGGCTTCTTTGCACGGATTTCAGGTGATCCTAAGGCCATTTACGCGATTCAGGCGATTGCCCCAGCATTATTTGTGGTTCCTGCTATGAGCACGATGCGCGGCTACTTTCAAGGATGGCAGATGATGAATCCAACTGCCGTATCGCAGGTGGTCGAGCAGTTTGTACGTGTAGCTACAATCCTCATCGGTGCGTATGTAGTTTTACACTTTGGGTTTGGCGATGCATTTGCGGCGGCTGCAGCTGCTTTTGGTGCTGTAAGTGGTGGAATTGCTGGATTTCTCGTGATGGCCTATTATTTCTGGCGTTATCGCAAAAAAGCGGAGGACGGCGGCTCTAAGCGATTTCAAACAAAACAAGTCACAAAAGTTCATGTGCCACTAAGTACTGTGCAGATATTAAAGCGTTTACTGTACTATGCGATACCGGTAAGCTTAGGTGCACTTGTCATTCCTCTTACAAGTAATGTGGATGCGTTGACCGTTACGAATCTCTTGAAGCAAGAGGGGTTATCCCAACTTGCTGCGACGCGTGATTTTGGGTTGCTTGCGGGACGGGCTTTTAAACTGATGATGTTACCTGCTGCATTAGCCGGCTCTATTGGTACTGCGCTTATGCCATCTGTCTCGCAGGCGAACGCTTTACGGCAAGAGCAAGACACGTCAACGCGCATTCTTCTTGGCATGCGTGTAGCCATACTATTCTCACTCCCCGCTGCAGTTGGACTATTCATCCTCGGCAAACCAATTGATATTGCATTATTTCAAAATTCTGCAGGTTATCATAGTATTGAGATTCTTGGTGCGGCTACATTTTTTAGTAGTGTACAAATAGCACTTGCTGCTAGTTTGCAAGGATTGGGTGCTGTTTATATTCCGTTACGTAGTTTACTAGTTGGCACGATACTAAAAGTTGCGTTAAACTTTCTATTAGTTCCGCATTTCGGTATTGATGGGGCGGCAATCGCGACTACGGTCAGTTATACTGTAGCTGCAGCGATGAATTTCATGAGTCTTAGGAGGCTTGTGGGTCCTTCGATTTCGATGACTAAGATGTTATGGAAACCAGCATTTGCGACTTTTGTTATGGGCGCATTTACTTTTGCTGTCTATCGTCAATGGGATCATCTTGGCTTGTCAGTTGACCCTCGCATAGACGCATTTTTGGTGACTGCTGTCGGAGTGAGTGTGGGCATTGTCGTCTATGTATTCATGTTAGTTGTTGCAGGTTCAGTAACGGCAACAGAGCTAAGTGCAATGCCAAAGGTTGGAGTACCTTTAGTGCGGTTCTTTCGTCGCATGGGCATGATTGCGTGA
- a CDS encoding peptidylprolyl isomerase has product MSSNNKSGIKRAMLALTSVAFVATLAGCGTQSATNSTSNPSGSTVVATYNGGTVTASQMDKQIKIEELTNPKLTITKTVKTQIIQQYVLYFKLLAQKEQQAGITVPQNEVSQQVLAAKQYWIQSQYSGSSTSFDAKMQQLNLTDADLAEFIKAGLLLDKYAGTLVKTVPLTDQQQYYKQNIEQFTTVTLRHILVKTLPLAQKIYQELRNGGNWDKLAKEYSIDTGSKNDGGLYQNQSPANWVPSFAHHAMTQPIGEIGSPFKSRYGYHVMEVISRKTEPFSQVQSAIAQQLTTQQEQKVLPPLLSDMQNKANIKVTL; this is encoded by the coding sequence ATGTCCAGTAATAATAAATCAGGTATTAAACGAGCAATGCTTGCACTTACATCTGTGGCTTTTGTTGCTACGCTCGCTGGGTGCGGAACGCAATCAGCGACCAACTCAACGAGTAATCCAAGTGGCTCCACAGTTGTAGCAACATACAATGGGGGGACTGTAACAGCTTCCCAGATGGACAAGCAGATCAAGATTGAGGAATTAACGAATCCTAAACTGACCATTACAAAGACCGTCAAGACGCAAATTATTCAGCAGTATGTATTGTATTTTAAGTTGCTTGCTCAAAAGGAGCAGCAGGCGGGTATTACGGTCCCTCAAAATGAAGTATCACAACAAGTATTGGCAGCTAAACAGTATTGGATTCAGTCACAATATAGTGGTTCTTCTACATCCTTTGATGCTAAGATGCAGCAACTCAACTTAACTGATGCCGATTTGGCTGAATTTATTAAGGCGGGGCTATTATTGGACAAGTATGCAGGCACGCTTGTTAAAACAGTTCCTCTTACCGATCAGCAGCAATATTACAAACAAAATATTGAACAGTTTACGACTGTGACCTTGCGTCACATTCTTGTGAAGACATTACCGCTTGCTCAAAAAATTTACCAAGAGTTGCGTAATGGCGGCAATTGGGACAAACTCGCTAAAGAGTATTCGATCGATACAGGATCAAAAAATGACGGTGGATTGTATCAGAATCAAAGTCCCGCCAATTGGGTTCCTTCGTTTGCACATCACGCTATGACCCAGCCGATTGGCGAGATTGGGAGTCCGTTTAAATCTCGTTATGGATACCATGTCATGGAGGTTATTTCTCGTAAAACAGAGCCCTTTAGCCAAGTGCAATCGGCTATTGCACAACAATTGACTACGCAACAAGAACAAAAGGTGTTACCTCCCCTTTTGTCAGATATGCAAAACAAGGCGAATATCAAAGTTACCTTGTAA
- the spoVT gene encoding stage V sporulation protein T, with translation MKATGIVRRIDDLGRVVIPKEIRRTLRIREGDPLEIFVDRDGEVILKKYSPIGELGEFAKEYAESLNETLGHIAIISDRDTIIATAGPSKKEYLEKPVGPDLEKVMEDRKMIMSITSGDVQIVRDKWEHVGSHVIVPIIFNGDPIGSVALVARDEVTKMGEIEQKLAETAAGFLSKQMDQ, from the coding sequence TTGAAAGCTACTGGTATCGTAAGAAGGATTGATGACTTAGGGCGGGTTGTCATTCCTAAAGAGATTCGTCGAACATTGCGCATCCGTGAAGGGGATCCACTTGAGATTTTTGTGGATCGTGACGGGGAGGTCATTTTGAAAAAGTATTCACCAATTGGAGAACTTGGTGAATTTGCTAAGGAGTATGCGGAGTCGCTCAATGAAACATTAGGACATATTGCGATTATCTCAGATCGCGATACGATTATAGCGACAGCCGGACCTTCTAAGAAAGAATACTTAGAGAAGCCTGTTGGTCCTGATTTAGAAAAAGTGATGGAAGATCGCAAGATGATCATGTCGATCACGTCGGGAGACGTACAAATTGTAAGGGATAAATGGGAACATGTAGGGTCGCATGTGATTGTCCCCATTATTTTTAATGGAGATCCTATCGGAAGTGTTGCATTAGTAGCTCGCGATGAAGTAACTAAAATGGGTGAAATCGAGCAAAAATTGGCGGAAACAGCAGCTGGGTTCCTTTCTAAGCAAATGGATCAATAA
- a CDS encoding HU family DNA-binding protein has translation MNKVDLINKVTDKTQLKKKDIEVAINAMLESISEALAEGDKVQLIGFGTFETRKRAARSGRNPQTGEVISIPESLVPAFKPGNKLKDVTK, from the coding sequence ATGAATAAAGTGGACTTGATTAACAAGGTAACAGATAAAACACAATTAAAGAAAAAGGACATTGAAGTAGCGATCAATGCCATGCTTGAATCGATCTCAGAAGCTTTAGCAGAGGGAGATAAAGTGCAATTAATTGGTTTTGGTACTTTTGAAACGCGTAAGCGCGCAGCGCGTAGTGGGCGCAATCCACAAACAGGAGAAGTAATCTCCATTCCAGAATCACTAGTGCCTGCATTTAAACCCGGGAATAAACTCAAAGACGTGACTAAGTAA
- the mazG gene encoding nucleoside triphosphate pyrophosphohydrolase, whose product MGVITIVGLGPGSVEGLPYGTLQRLKSGMPVYLRTARHPVVSFLDEQGIPYEALDYFYEQAETFAKVYESIVEHLLHQVDSVGQLMYAVPGHPAIAERTVSLLVQQASEHGHQVVFGQGHSFLDDVLLRLGIDPIEGLVFIDASDTDSAHLNPRMHTMIVQMYNREKAADVKIALSEVYGDEYVVTVVRAVGLEDEEVVQLPLYQLDRVASIDHLTTVYVPPVVEHLEELGEFSALLEIVAHLRSPEGCPWDMEQTHESLIPYVLEEAYEVVDSIQKGDMDGVMKELGDLLLQVALHGQIGTEEGYFTMRDIIRAVSTKLIFRHPHVFGQDEAKDVGTAIENWEYMKSLEKSDDQSKQLVSILDQVKYAQPPLRESVKLQQKAAEVGFDWPDIQGALCKLREELDEVIEAASVVQQKEEIGDLLFSVINVARHLSIDPEVALQAANKKFRTRFQEVEHQLAEKNWSFSDSTLDILEEFWQNAKERETL is encoded by the coding sequence GTGGGTGTTATCACTATTGTGGGGCTTGGTCCTGGATCGGTAGAAGGACTACCTTATGGGACGTTACAGCGGTTGAAGTCAGGTATGCCTGTATATTTACGAACAGCGCGGCACCCAGTGGTGTCGTTTCTTGATGAGCAAGGAATTCCCTATGAGGCGTTAGATTATTTTTATGAACAAGCAGAGACATTTGCAAAAGTATATGAGTCGATTGTGGAGCATCTGTTACATCAAGTGGATAGTGTAGGTCAATTGATGTATGCAGTTCCAGGTCATCCGGCCATTGCGGAGCGGACAGTGAGTCTGTTAGTACAACAGGCGAGCGAGCATGGACATCAAGTTGTATTTGGACAAGGGCATAGTTTTCTAGATGATGTGTTGCTGAGACTTGGCATAGATCCAATCGAGGGGCTTGTCTTCATTGATGCAAGTGATACGGATTCTGCGCATCTCAATCCGCGTATGCATACGATGATTGTGCAAATGTATAATCGCGAAAAGGCAGCAGATGTAAAGATTGCATTATCAGAAGTATATGGGGATGAATATGTAGTTACGGTCGTTCGTGCGGTGGGGCTAGAAGATGAAGAAGTCGTGCAGTTGCCACTCTATCAACTCGATCGTGTTGCAAGTATAGATCATTTGACCACCGTATATGTCCCACCTGTAGTCGAACATCTGGAGGAGCTAGGCGAGTTTTCTGCTCTGCTTGAGATAGTCGCACATCTGCGCTCCCCTGAAGGTTGTCCATGGGATATGGAGCAAACTCATGAATCATTGATCCCGTATGTGTTAGAAGAAGCGTATGAAGTGGTTGATTCGATTCAAAAAGGCGATATGGATGGTGTGATGAAAGAGTTAGGAGATCTACTGCTGCAAGTTGCTTTGCACGGTCAGATCGGCACTGAAGAAGGGTATTTTACAATGCGCGATATCATACGGGCTGTGTCTACAAAACTCATTTTTCGACATCCACATGTATTCGGGCAAGATGAGGCAAAAGATGTTGGAACGGCTATTGAGAACTGGGAATACATGAAGAGTTTAGAAAAAAGCGATGATCAATCTAAACAATTGGTATCGATTTTGGATCAAGTTAAATATGCACAACCGCCGCTTCGCGAGAGTGTCAAATTACAACAAAAAGCAGCTGAAGTTGGGTTTGATTGGCCTGATATACAGGGAGCTTTATGTAAATTACGCGAGGAATTAGATGAGGTGATTGAAGCCGCATCTGTAGTACAACAGAAAGAAGAGATTGGTGATCTGTTATTCTCGGTCATTAATGTCGCAAGGCATCTTTCCATCGATCCAGAAGTGGCATTACAGGCGGCAAACAAGAAATTTAGGACGAGATTTCAGGAGGTCGAACATCAGTTAGCGGAGAAAAATTGGTCGTTTTCCGATTCTACCCTTGATATTCTCGAGGAATTTTGGCAAAATGCGAAAGAAAGGGAGACATTGTAG